From one Triticum urartu cultivar G1812 chromosome 3, Tu2.1, whole genome shotgun sequence genomic stretch:
- the LOC125547963 gene encoding uncharacterized protein LOC125547963, with translation MAQPPPWKAMYLSVTSDAIRSAAAVKRSVAAARRDLASPLVLDTRDAEGRYTLLESALTHIDHASGSLSAFIINMVVAERLTLHGCGAVPSEPVARVGDLRDGHGRHDEWLALIRLQAAREHAQDALRRVEGAYTLLATVGFMLHSQNPDAPGRRQAMEGQLHALDLQPVVVGVASMSALASLATEPPIRYRIQ, from the coding sequence atggCGCAGCCGCCGCCATGGAAGGCGATGTACCTGTCTGTGACGAGCGACGCGatccgatccgccgccgccgtcaaGCGAAGCGTCGCCGCCGCGCGTCGCGATCTGGCGTCCCCGCTGGTGCTGGACACCCGCGACGCCGAGGGGCGGTACACCTTGCTGGAGTCCGCGCTGACCCACATCGACCACGCATCCGGCTCCCTCTCCGCTTTCATCATCAACATGGTGGTGGCCGAGCGCCTGACGCTCCACGGCTGCGGCGCCGTCCCGTCGGAGCCGGTGGCCCGCGTCGGCGACCTCCGCGATGGCCACGGGCGCCACGACGAGTGGCTTGCTCTGATCAGGCTCCAGGCCGCCAGGGAGCACGCCCAGGACGCGCTCCGCCGAGTGGAGGGGGCCTACACTCTCCTGGCCACCGTCGGGTTCATGCTTCACAGCCAGAACCCCGACGCTCCAGGGCGCCGGCAAGCCATGGAAGGGCAGCTCCACGCCCTCGACCTCCAGCCCGTGGTGGTCGGCGTGGCGAGCATGTCCGCGCTGGCCTCCTTGGCCACCGAGCCCCCCATCCGCTACCGCATCCAgtga
- the LOC125547964 gene encoding uncharacterized protein LOC125547964: MAEWRNMAAGAAGGSFTYINETTAIAGSIIVARLQYGLAAEDCRGFGPGVHPPPNAGQGASAGGPIIDLAIARVKRVRRLHAVLGNVFSLCVARIGLQGNALGRWNSWQLQHADAARRAETALQRLLSARSHGHAAFSVFQVMLRPPSPPAVAHAWAPAAEQLLLRAIDDLAAAEAALGQMRPAIVAQYIHAWVLLHG, from the coding sequence ATGGCGGAGTGGAGGAACatggcggcgggggcggcgggtgGCAGCTTCACCTACATCAACGAGACGACCGCGATTGCGGGGTCCATCATTGTCGCCCGCCTGCAGTACGGCCTGGCCGCCGAGGACTGCCGCGGATTCGGCCCGGGCGTGCACCCGCCGCCCAACGCCGGCCAGGGCGCTTCAGCAGGCGGCCCCATCATCGACCTCGCCATCGCCCGGGTCAAGCGCGTCCGCAGGCTCCACGCCGTCCTGGGCAACGTCTTCTCCCTCTGCGTCGCGCGCATCGGGCTCCAGGGCAACGCGCTGGGGCGGTGGAACAGCTGGCAACTCCAACACGccgacgccgcccgccgcgcGGAGACGGCGCTGCAGCGCCTGCTCTCCGCGAGGTCGCACGGCCATGCGGCCTTCAGCGTCTTCCAGGTCATGCTcaggccgccgtcgccgccagCAGTCGCCCACGCCTGGGCGCCCGCGGCCGAGCAGCTCCTGCTCCGCGCGATCGACGATCTGGCCGCGGCGGAGGCCGCGCTGGGGCAGATGCGCCCGGCCATCGTCGCCCAGTACATCCACGCCTGGGTGCTTCTGCACGGCTGA